AAATTTTTCGTTGTAAGTTTTCGGCTGCTTGCAGCGGGCGACATTTTGGACGGTGTGAGTGGATGGTGAAACCCAGCACGGGGATTAGGCAAGTGTACAACACAGCTGTCACTCGGATGAATTCGTTTGGACCGAGTCGAAATAGTCGATGAGGTTGCAGCAATGCGTGAAAAAGCCGTGTGTATTATAGAAGAACGTGAATCGGGATCAATGCTTTTCTGGAAGGATTCATATGCATCATCTGTAGCTTCATCAGTGTTCCAATCAGAGGCATCATTGATAAGAATTTTTGGTGTAGCAACTGTATTTTTCTTTACGGTCTTATTCAAGGAGGACCGCTTTTTGTTTCCAGAACTTTGACGCCCCGACCTACGACGTATTGTGGTTGCAATGACACGTGATTTCTTCAAAGGCGATTTGAACGATTTTGTTGAGCCTGTATTACGAGCGTTTAACATTGGTTTTGTGAAAACGCTAGGACTGTTAAGTGGAAAAACTAAACTTCGTTTAGCCAACGGggtatttctttcattttgaaGCAGTTTCCGTTTCTTCGCTGAGTTGGCAGAGGCAGACGGGAGTGCGGATAAGTTAGTGTTAGAGGGGGCTTTACGCATTGAAATCATTGAACCGTTTTTTGCTGACATAGGTGTTCGACCTGTAACTGGGTGAGGGGTTTGAGCATTTTTACGTGCACTGCTCATTTTCTCCTTTTCTTGACGTTTCTTCTCCCATTCTTTTTCCATTAACTCTAAAATATTTTCGCCATAAACACGAAACTCTTGATGCTCTTTCTCTTCAAAGGCAACAACTAACTCTCGAATCTGCTGCTCAATTTTCGGCAATTTAGTAGCGATTGTTTTGCGTTCCTTTTCCTCTTTAAGTAATTGGCCCCCACGATTATTATACCGGCCTGGATCTGAAGCTTTAGCCTCGAGAGCAATCATTCGATCCCAAAGCAATCTCCTATTATCGTAAAGTTCAAATATCTGCcgattattttcataaaatcgttttatatcttcCAACTCAATTTCATGTAATACTAATAGATCTTCTGTATAACAATTATtgtgaaaattagaaaaacgaTTTCTCTCTGTTTCCGATTTAAGTGTTTTATCCCACCATTCCACAATCTCCGTTCGGATTTGTTGGAGgcattcttttatattttgactCTGCAAAGATTCGCATCGATGCAGTTCGTCTTTAAGTACATTATACGTTCGCTGGTTATATTCTGTATGACGCTTAAATTTATTTCGAGTGTTCGGCGATGTTTTCAAGCGCACCCAAAGGGAATCTAATTTCTTACGCATACTATCTATGCGCTCAGACAATGCTTGTACCCGCGCCCCATATAATTCTTGCATACGTTTGAGCGCTTTAAAAGTCTCTTCATTCAGTTTAATTTGTCTGTGATTTAATAGTCTGTCTTCCGTGTCTGTATTAACTTGTGTctctaatatatttaagtaattttttatctCCCGGCGTAATACTGACATCTCATTCAAGCGTTCCATACGCTCCATCTTTAATTGATCTAAGTGAGTACGAAATTCCAAAATATCCTCTTCTGAAGGTAAAGGGTCAGCCAAAAGAGGACGAGGAGCTTCCCCCAACTCTTCACATAGACCTTCTTGCTCAAGTAACAACTCGCAGATTTCTTCTCGGCGCCGCCGTAATTGCTCTCGCAATTCAGTCAAACTTTTATCCATTTTCGACTGTAGAACCAACAAAGGTACATTTTTGTCATCAATTCTGGGGAACTCCACGTCTGTTTTTAATAAGCGACAAAGCATATCTGCTTCTTTTTGTAACTCCTTTATTTCATCTTCTATAAGTCCTCTTCTTTGCAATGACTCTTCTTTCAATTccgtaaaaaaagttttcacatGTTCCTtcagttttttaaaattatataagcaCATTTCTTCATCAAACATTTCCGTCCATATTGAAGCAAGATCGTTAACATTTTCTGCCATTAGCCTTTGCAGCTCCAAATTCTCCCCCTCAAAGTCAGCCATTTTACAGATTTTCTCCCGTTACTTCTGAAatcacaatcaatttatttattcactttATATAATTCTTTTTATGCATAAATGTTAAATCGTACCTtagtgtataaaaatttaataagacacttatttacacaaaattattacaaaacacaaaaattctCAACTTGAAATGTTCGCCGCGTTTTATCACTTTTCAGTTGTAAATTTGATTTCAAACATGTTGATGTCACTAAAACTATCGATAAACATTTCAATAGTAAACAGCGTTGTATTTAGGTTTTACTGGTAACAAATTATATCGAATATATAGCTAACCCTATGTCCAGACTCAAATATTTCCAAaactgttttaaaatattttttcaagcaaatttaaacattaattattcatcattcaccgtcgaactgtcatcgtaaccggttgcttttcgctctgtgcttattgagtttgttaaaacggtataacggtttgttctgcgtttatattacgctcgtgctttgtttgtgaattaattttttatcgttttatatcttttcaatcacttaatttcttaatttgttaaactaaaattcgcgtttactatggcccctggggccaccaaattaggggataataggttttccctattatctccaataatgaaaaagaaaagaaaaaaaccaaatccgatcccgttagaccaatttccagaattaccagtctcaaacacggatgatccaaaatttttggtcatgtcatcgctggacgacaacaagccacttaattcgttatcatgcttcgctacgtataaaggtattcaagcaatcagtaaggaagtaagtaaagttactgagctacgtgatggtagcctactgctctttgtaaataacaacaaaacagctagcaaatttctttctgcaaaaattttacctggcggaggtcatatcaatgtcaagcttcataatactttgaatacggttaaaggcaccatatacgccccattcctgaataacttatcagaagaagatattgttgatggtcttaaggagcagggtgtttctgctgtacataagttttcacgaattgctgacggctcccgtaatcctacgggtgtagttttattaacttttgataaatacaaacttcctgaaagaattgatgttgcctggaggaacctcactgtccgtccgtattaccctaatcctatgcgttgtaagcaatgtcaattaattggccacacagcaaaatactgccgtaattcaccttcttgtgtctcatgcaacctcccttccgatcataccccacctactgaatgtaagagaataatgtgtgcaaattgctcgggcgaccacccggcatcatctaatacttgccctaaatatcaacaatccaaagaaatattaaaaattaaaactatttataaatgtagtatgcgtgaagctgttaccaagtataaaattcaattttctcatacaacttctaatgcaaactcttttgcctctatagctaaaatttctaacaatactaatcaaatcaataatgaaacaacacctaataacaaatccaacaatcctaccaaaactaatctaacaacaactacagacatcaattcatctaaacaatcccttccaacccatcctacctcctcttctgtcacttctccttcccctctcttttcccctttatccatctctgactctcctctcaatatcctttcctcctgtcctatcacaccctctcctgctcgcaagatcctcttgcattacccaattttccttcttacaatgaagacatttagtttaaataaaatattcgtagcttaacttttttcttttataagtttacatatgatatgattacacttcttcaatggaacattaacggttatgttaataattatattaacttagagttacttatgggatcgtacaatccatctattatcctgttgaatgaaactcacctatcttataatgcctcagcttttacccctagggcttatgtgggatattttattaatctcccacataacaccaccaacaagcagggagttgccatcctagttaaaagaaatctacctcacgtattacttcccatacccctttcaattttttcttctgtagctattgagatcctcgccccctataaaatttcaatcatctgtgcttattcccctcctgatcaatcattttctactactgaatttttaaatcttaaaaaaaatccttttatcttgtgtggtgacttcaatgcttggagtcccctttggggctctgcttcggctaactccaagggacgtagcattgaggatgccttactaagatccaactgcattgttttaaatgatggttcccccacccatttttccactcactctaccttcactaatattgatctttccatatgttctgcctccctctcctcaaaaatatcctggtgttgtattgatgatctccatggcagtgatcattttcccatcctttccaaaatatctacttctcgccctcattcattttttaagcccaggattcggtttaaaactgattcggctgattgggataggtttgaagaagcctgtttttttcattcacgttatttccccttttcttccaatataaatcaagaggcttctagaatccaaaaaattatacgttctgcttctaactattcttttcccctttcttcttctaaaccagtcaagcttgctcctctttggtggaataatgagctttctgcactaagaaatctgaaacagatcgcatggcatcaatttaaacgtttacgttctagtgcaaacttaatagcttacaaaaaatccaatgcacttttttcgccataaagctaAAGGCTGCTAGGTTCattgtttccaagaatttacgaataatatcacttcttcttcggattctagaaaaatctggactgatatgaaaaagactggctggtttatcaccttcttctcctatcacttatttaaatactcctcggggcactctactatatcccaaagatatagccttagagtttgccacccacttttccaatatttctttggactccaatttctcttctgatttttcctctagtaaactttcttctctttgctctccttaccatcctccttccaccttatctcaatcagctgaatatttagatgccgatatatttgaacttgattttaatttagccctctcgtcagtcaaggacaaaactcctggcattgataaaatctcttaccttatcatcaagcaccttcctccattccttatatcccgtctagtcaaactttacaacagtatttttctcagtggcaactaccctgtcctctggaagactagcgcgattattcctattttaaaacctggtaaacctcctggtgtggtcagcagttatcgtcccatttcccttcttccttgccttggtaaattgattgaaaagattattgctactagactcgcctggtatgctcaatctaataatctcatttcgcacaaccaagttgcgttcaagagggggcagggtacgttggatgctctcctgcaccttgatcactttatctctgatactctgtcccacaaaaatcatgtttctattctttctttagatttcctaaaagcatttgacaggattgggattcatgtagtgttaagacagcttagtaggtggagagtgggttctcgtatttttaactttgtcaaatctttcctatccaaccgtaaattaagtgttatcatatccaatgtttcatcctctgttctaccattagataatggtaATTCCCTCACAAGGGTCACCGCTCTCGGTGATCctatttactattgcatttgatgaaatcagtaccattctatcagattttgttactatccggcatcagatttatgctgatgatttaattttattctcaaaaacttcaaatttgacttcagtaacaattactttctctgaaattttattgcgtctttctcgttggtcctctacttcaggcacatcaatatcttttcctaaatcgaaactttttcatatttgtaaaaaacatcaatgtactatcccaacgctcacatttgataatacaaaaattttgtgtacagatagtattaagttccttggtattgtattagactctaagtatacatttaagaaacattgtcagtatataagaaaaagactttttgttaatttaaatattattaaatacctctcatgtaagcgctcactcatcggctcggctttactggtcaacgtcactaaagccctcatctcatctgtaattaattatggcttggaaatttatggacatcattctaagaatcatctaaagatgcttgctgcgccctatcattcttcaattcgttgttctcttcgagtgtttccaacatcgccaattaaaaacatactgacggaagctggcctaccttctctaaaagatgcagtggaagatagcttaaataagctttattcaaaactcatactcagcaagaattttactataaaaaaggactttcaatcatcactttgcagaaagaggtctcctcaaaataccgtcttctatttttNNNNNNNNNNNNNNNNNNNNNNNNNNNNNAAACCAATGAGTTGccgcttaaaatattgctgccttgcagtaaatatattccaccgtggaaagtaaatgaatcttctttcattagtgatcttacttttcttcgcaaatccatcactccaagcactgtgtataaatctcgatttttggaattatctgcgcacttcaaatcttttggttggcagtttatatatactgatggctccaaatcgtcgcatacatcttttgctgtagttgatgataaccaacaaggaatatcgtatggtttattatttccattttgttcaatttttaccgctgaagctacgggtattctcaaagctgtccagtatgcccaacaaaaccttggtaaattcatcatctgtacagatagtctatcgtgttttcaagctttaaaaaaccgcagtaactacaatgacgtcattattggcattagatcgctgttgttttcgttagcacatagactaaaaataatgtggatacccggtcactctggaatcattggaaatacttttgcggactcggtggctaaggaggtgtgcatcactccaacaactacatctgccttgtttgttaagagtgatataaaacggcttattattcaacaaagatccactaaattggcgcttgattggatgaattacagacaccactactctagaataaattcaaatcgtatcaaaccatcctttccgtcatcgctttcatctaattatatcattccatatatcagacttcgcattggccactccattatcacacacgctcacatactaaatggcactcagatcaaccaatgcccattttgtgattcagatttaaatctattgcatcttctgcaacattgtccagcacttcaaactcatagactgtcaaacttcaataatactgatccaataattttattgatggatccctcaagcaacaacatttcgaaaatctacaactttttgaaagacagcgaccttcttcgacgcatataacataaccagtcggccgatagcccatgatgctagtgctgcgtattttcttaagtttgtataataattgtattattatgtaagcttttataaaataaaataaaaaataaaaaaaataaattattcatattattttatttaataattttccaaaatcaaCCATATTTCGAGTGGTTCATAGTTGTTTTGGGGTTGGGTTTAGTATCGCGCCGGTTTATTTTGGCTCACTGTACCTAAACGAGACAaccgaattgaaaattttaaacacgaatgtatgcttaaattatcaaactttattttaaaacatattttataaaaatcggttcacaaatttttgcacaaattcactttaaaaaatgctattttttgcaaatttctcaATAAATGCTAGTGTATTTTCACCTGTTGTGCATTGTACCAAACCAATTATGGATACATTTTGACGCACATATATTacttatgaattataaaaaccactagtaatgtttttaattacttttgattgttaatttctttgtaaatctttaaataaaatacaccttTTTCTTCATTAAGTTCAATAATGCGAAAAACCAAAATGACTGCCTAATTTCAACTGTCAAATTACCGAGAAAGCACGAACAAAAGGGAATAAATTAAACCCAGTTAGCAATAAATGTATGAAGTGAACGCGAAGGAGGTGTTCGCCAAAAGGTgttctatgcgaaaaaaatctgatacacccgggtgttggaccgaccaaggatattttttttgaagcgcggccgaaagcCGCCAACGCGAAAAGGTGTTCTATGCGAAAAGAATCTGATACACccgggtgttggaccgaccagggttattttttttgaagcgcggccgaaggccgccaacgcaaaaaggagttctgtgcgaaaaaaatctgatacacccgggtgttggaccgaccagggttattttttgcAGCATTAATAGATAATTTGTACCATTAATAGAttgcaattaaatatgtatatacattgcaCTGAAACattttggttttctttattttgaattattgtcCATACAAAAATGTTGGCTGGGTTGCATtggtttcagtttgtatggaaaaatgagcaaaaacacCGATTTTTGGTCATTTTCAAAGGGCTCCCTACAGGTCTATAGTGGCTCTAGGGGGTCGAGGGGgggtttattaaaaagttcgaaCCTTCCTCTTTCCGATAAGGGGCGTGGGGGTAGACCCCCCCCTGTTTTTCTCCATAAACGATACTAAACCCGTGCGCGATACTAACCATTTCCCTTGTTTTGGTTGGTTTGCAACATAAGCTGGGGTGGTAGCAGGTACAAttccaaaatcaaatatatttgatagTGGTTCGTAGTTGCAGAATGTTCGAGTCAGAGATAAAGAGACGCCCATCTCTCCTGTTACTGGAAATGAGAGAACCGCTCACATAccaaactttgacagttgacttgATCTGGTAGGTTTCGAcgtttgcaattggaatgactttAATGGCCAGACTGAAATTccaccaaaaatatatgtatatgaaaacagAGGGATTTGTTGCCACCGTTTAAgatagcaaataaaaaatgttaaacagtgaaaattaaagaaaatgacAAATTTAAAAGTAACAAACTGATAACCAAAATAATGACACTAACAGAAATTTtgtgtaacaaatactttttgttatgcGTAACACACAGGTAAGCTATGCGCTAGCAAAAGTATGATACCAAATGCATGTTATTCTGTTAGAACAAGACAGCATGCTatatttgccattggttagagcgagaaaatcattgcacattcaacaaaaaaggaaacaagCGGATGCCTTAAAAGGCTTACGGATGACTGTGTTGTCTCTGAACCACCGGCGGAGACTTTGGGGGCAGAGGAGCTTACCGATCTGCAGGATCTCCTCGTGGTAGAGGTGGTTAGGGGGTGTGAGGACCCGGTATCCTTCCATGGGGTTACATTCCGCTCATGCACTGCATGACGGTCTTCCTCCCCCAGAAATGCGGGATAACCGAACGAGTTTGTTCTGGAGCTCGTTATAAACCAGAACAGAGGGATTAATACCTCGACCTGGCGTGTGGTAGAGAGCAAAGAGAAGAATTCCGGATGGAAAGAGCGGTACGGGCGAAAAGGTGCAGGTAGACGAGGAGGCTACTCGTCCCTGCACCAGTGCGGCTGAACAGGCTGCAACTGCGGGGGTCACAGTGGATGTCTCCTCTACGCAATAGCTTCTGGAGGAACTTCAAGACTTGGATAACGGTGCGAGGGAGGATGCAGATAAGGACCAGTTCTTCATAGAACCGATCGAAAGTGAACCTACATCACACGAcgtcagcttccgctgtcatcGCGAGCAGGTTCTAGTCGGATAACCTGGGCGATAATACAAGAGCGATGAGTCCACAAAGGACAAACGTAACTAAGTGCACCTCATTTAGGTGCCAGGTCAAAAAGGTATAGCtaggaatgaactggctgatgagcttgccCGCTCTACAACATGCACCAAAATGGTAGGACCGGAACCTTTCATTGCGGTTGGTCCCCACACCTTAAAGGATATGCTCCGCAATAATGAAGCAGAGGGTAGGGAGAggcattggcaacaactccCAGGCATGCGctatgccaagttgctaatgggtggttacaacctcaaaaggtttaaatatgtaatcaatctACCAAGGGAAAAACTCAGTCGCCTTCTACGTTGACCATTGTAGCCTTAAGAGCACTTTTTTAACACGGGCGTAGCTTCCGGTgaaaattgccggttctgcgacttaGAGTCTGAAACACCAGAACATCTACTAATGGAGTAAGCAGCAGTATGTAGGCTCAGGATTAGGCCTTGGGATCCATGTTTTCAAATCCCATAGCCTCAATAGAAagtagcagtatattggaactTATCAATTTGCTGGGGCTAGTTGAGACGCTGGTGCAATGCTCACTTACTTATCTAATATAATCAGTGCAGGTAAGAGTGGTCCCTTGGGGAGCATACCCTCAGGTAAAGGTAACTGCGAACAGCAAA
The DNA window shown above is from Bactrocera tryoni isolate S06 chromosome 4, CSIRO_BtryS06_freeze2, whole genome shotgun sequence and carries:
- the LOC120775336 gene encoding protein regulator of cytokinesis 1-like — encoded protein: MADFEGENLELQRLMAENVNDLASIWTEMFDEEMCLYNFKKLKEHVKTFFTELKEESLQRRGLIEDEIKELQKEADMLCRLLKTDVEFPRIDDKNVPLLVLQSKMDKSLTELREQLRRRREEICELLLEQEGLCEELGEAPRPLLADPLPSEEDILEFRTHLDQLKMERMERLNEMSVLRREIKNYLNILETQVNTDTEDRLLNHRQIKLNEETFKALKRMQELYGARVQALSERIDSMRKKLDSLWVRLKTSPNTRNKFKRHTEYNQRTYNVLKDELHRCESLQSQNIKECLQQIRTEIVEWWDKTLKSETERNRFSNFHNNCYTEDLLVLHEIELEDIKRFYENNRQIFELYDNRRLLWDRMIALEAKASDPGRYNNRGGQLLKEEKERKTIATKLPKIEQQIRELVVAFEEKEHQEFRVYGENILELMEKEWEKKRQEKEKMSSARKNAQTPHPVTGRTPMSAKNGSMISMRKAPSNTNLSALPSASANSAKKRKLLQNERNTPLAKRSLVFPLNSPSVFTKPMLNARNTGSTKSFKSPLKKSRVIATTIRRRSGRQSSGNKKRSSLNKTVKKNTVATPKILINDASDWNTDEATDDAYESFQKSIDPDSRSSIIHTAFSRIAATSSTISTRSKRIHPSDSCVVHLPNPRAGFHHPLTPSKMSPAASSRKLTTKNLPIII